A section of the Buteo buteo chromosome 27, bButBut1.hap1.1, whole genome shotgun sequence genome encodes:
- the CCP110 gene encoding centriolar coiled-coil protein of 110 kDa isoform X1: MLFSLHGLGSTWKGNVITLCSLVNMKMEDYEIFCKKHLSRIQEETIKRETSVTVQHRNISLIQFHGVPVLSPLLNLEKKKEIQQYKQKALDLETWRQNSRKRALLNRVQEILENVQIRRRPSVSDVNAQEAENNCPDSDSKVSTDFTALSDVNVACSPERHGSTELEKTPELKPSDTTGQMTSTVTEVVKAAEENVFSKQSENCISKDVPCPRAASPDNMHSKLASRALQKKEGVGGLPSDEEVQDPYVMSLQNLMKKSREYIEKEQTKRSSKSNSKRSMSESHSDKENDGVKTTDPVKERGKLTGRSCTTPTLDKPSINKSNTLLQGASTHTNNTSMSALSSFSKVDIPMRVGTPPLVDSDSDEEFKKTSTFDRDSSIVRSLTGSYAKLPSPEPSMSPKMHRRRPRPLSMGHIVINNPVNAYELSPKGKGRAMDLIMQDIADKNNVSESVPKFMVDFTMVCPGRVPGVNRNSSGPCDGLGVGKPNRHSFGHLESKGTLLAAVEGQVVMDSRGPYKVETSTNTVAPKLNDPFAISQSTVAQKLLPVNETKPSSLLENTKCNSPVELNKSYDVENPSPLLMQSKNVRQQMDTPSVSPASEQFLENSFEKVKRRLDLDTDNCQKENGPCVLTVGMEEQEKQWLQEQKYPVASVYITKNAAPDSMAKEDILKTKMLAFEEMRKRLEEQHAQQLSILIAEQEREQEKLQKELEEQERKLKGKKVATTEIEISKVNINSRMELEWRKKSESGLLESVQSQLETVHNANSTSIGFTTPNTFASTSETSFFLWGPSGSGVIKTSVSRPSNRIKTRWTQVFSPEIQMKFDKITAVAKGFLTRRLLQTEKLKHLKQTVKDTMDFIKNFQSEAPLKRGSVSAQDASLHERVMAQLRAALYDIHDIFFAMEASERMNILRHDREVRKEKMLRQMDKVKSPRERATLSTATQKSLDRKKYMKASEMGMPSKKIIIKQKTPESRVLQPNQGQNAPVHRLLCRQGTPKTSMKGVEQNRKKASESRVSNKAVSGAYAGRTQRKKPNVVTI, translated from the exons ATGTTGTTTTCCCTTCATGGTCTCGGAAGTACATGGAAGGGTAATGTTATTACTCTTTGCAGCTTAGTTAACATGAAGATGGAGGACTATGAAATATTCTGTAAGAAGCATCTTTCCAGAATCCAAGAAGagacaataaaaagagaaaccTCTGTCACTGTTCAGCACAGAAATATCTCCCTCATTCAATTCCATGGCGTTCCTGTGCTTTCCCCTCTG CTTaaccttgaaaagaaaaaggaaatacagcaaTATAAACAGAAAGCACTGGACCTAGAGACCTGGAGACAGAACTCCCGGAAAAGAGCTTTATTGAATCGTGTTCAGGAGATTCTAGAAAATGTTCAG atcAGGAGAAGACCTAGCGTGAGTGATGTGAACGCGCAGGAGGCTGAGAATAATTGCCCTGATTCAGATTCAAAAGTTTCGACTGACTTCACAGCTCTATCAGATGTCAATGTGGCATGTTCTCCTGAAAGGCATGGTTCCACAGAGCTTGAAAAGACACCAGAACTTAAGCCATCAGATACTACTGGGCAGATGACATCCACTGTGACAGAAGTAgttaaagcagcagaagaaaatgttttttcaaagcaaagcgAGAATTGCATCTCAAAAGACGTACCTTGTCCAAGGGCTGCATCTCCTGACAACATGCATAGTAAGCTTGCGTCACGtgctttgcaaaagaaagagggagTAGGAGGGTTGCCATCAGATGAGGAAGTCCAAGATCCATACGTAATGAGTCTTCAGAACCTGATGAAGAAATCTAGGGAGTACATAGAGAAAGAGCAAACCAAACGTAGCTCAAAAAGTAATTCAAAGAGGAGTATGAGTGAAAGTCATTCAGATAAAGAAAACGATGGTGTTAAAACAACTGACCCtgtgaaagaaagaggaaagcttACCGGCAGAAGTTGCACCACTCCAACACTTGATAAACCCAGTATTAATAAATCAAATACCCTTCTCCAAGGTGCCTCTACTCATACAAATAACACAAGTATGTCTGCTTTATCCAGTTTTTCTAAAGTGGACATACCTATGAGAGTTGGAACACCCCCATTGGTGGATTCGGATTCagatgaagaatttaaaaagactTCTACGTTTGATCGTGACAGTAGCATTGTCAGGAGCCTCACCGGCTCTTATGCCAAATTGCCAAGCCCAGAGCCAAGCATGAGCCCTAAAATGCACCGAAGGCGCCCAAGACCTTTATCAATGGGACACATCGTTATAAATAACCCTGTGAATGCTTATGAGTTAAGTCCTAAAGGCAAGGGTAGAGCGATGGATTTAATCATGCAAGATAttgcagataaaaataatgTGTCTGAATCAGTGCCAAAGTTCATGGTGGACTTCACTATGGTTTGCCCTGGCAGAGTTCCCGGTGTCAACAGGAATTCTTCAGGCCCTTGTGATGGGTTGGGGGTGGGCAAACCGAATCGCCATTCCTTTGGGCacttggaaagcaaaggaacGTTGTTGGCTGCAGTGGAAGGACAGGTAGTGATGGACAGCAGAGGGCCATATAAGGTAGAGACTAGTACTAATACTGTAGCTCCAAAATTGAATGACCCATTTGCCATCAGTCAGTCTACAGTAGCACAGAAGCTCCTACCTGTGAATGAAACCAAACCGTCTAGTTTGCTAGAAAATACTAAATGTAATTCTCCAGTAGAACTCAATAAATCTTACGATGTAGAAAACCCGTCCCCGCTACTAATGCAGAGCAAGAATGTGCGACAGCAGATGGACACTCCAAGTGTTTCCCCAGCAAGTGAGCAGTTTctagaaaatagttttgaaaaggTAAAACGTAGACTTGATTTGGACACCGACAactgccaaaaagaaaatggtcCCTGTGTTCTAACAGTTGGAATGGAAGAACAAGAGAAGCAGTGGTTGCAAGAACAGAAATACCCTGTGGCGTCAGTTTACATTACCAAGAATGCAGCCCCTGATAGTATGGCAAAAG aagatattttaaaaactaaaatgttGGCCTTTGAAGAAATGAGGAAGAGACTTGAAGAACAGCATGCACAACAGCTGTCGATTCTGATAGCTGAACAAGAGAGAGAACAGGAGAAATTGCAGAAG gaactggaagagcaggagagaaagttgaaaggaaagaaggttGCTACAACGGAAATAGAAATTTCTAAAGTGAATATTAACAGTAGGATGGAGTtggagtggaggaaaaaaagcgaAAGTGGCTTGCTGGAAAGTGTGCAGTCTCAGCTGGAGACAGTCCATAATGCAAACTCCACCAGCATTG GTTTTACTACTCCTAACACCTTTGCTTCAACAAGTGAAACTTCATTCTTTCTCTGGGGACCATCAGGTAGTGGAGTTATAAAAACGTCAGTATCTAGGCCAAGTAACAGGATCAAAACTAGGTGGACtcag gttTTCAGTCCAGAGATACAAATGAAGTTCGATAAGATCACTGCTGTGGCAAAGGGTTTTCTCACTCGTAGACTCctgcagacagaaaaactgaaacatcTTAAGCAAACTGTAAAA GATACTATGGACTTCATAAAAAATTTTCAGTCTGAAGCCCCGTTAAAGAGAGGAAGTGTTTCAGCACAAGATGCATCCCTTCATGAAAGAGTAATGGCTCAG CTGCGAGCTGCTCTGTATGACATCCATGACATCTTTTTTGCAATGGAGGCATCGGAAAGAATGAATATTCTGCGTCATGATCGTGAAGTTCGTAAAGAGAAGATGCTCAGGCAAATG gaTAAAGTAAAGAGCCCAAGAGAGAGAGCAACACTTTCAACAGCTACACAGAAATCTTTGGACAGGAAAAAGTACATGAA GGCTTCAGAAATGGGAATgccaagtaaaaaaataatcataaaacaaaaaactcctGAAAGCCG CGTACTTCAACCAAATCAAGGACAGAATGCCCCAGTTCATAGACTACTTTGCAGACAAGG aaCCCCTAAGACCTCAATGAAGGGGGTTGAGCAAAATAGAAAGAAGGCCTCAGAGAGCAGAGTGTCTAACAAGGCTGTTTCAG gAGCATATGCAGGAAGAACCCAAAGAAAGAAGCCAAATGTTGTGACAATTTAA
- the CCP110 gene encoding centriolar coiled-coil protein of 110 kDa isoform X5 yields MLFSLHGLGSTWKGNVITLCSLVNMKMEDYEIFCKKHLSRIQEETIKRETSVTVQHRNISLIQFHGVPVLSPLLNLEKKKEIQQYKQKALDLETWRQNSRKRALLNRVQEILENVQIRRRPSVSDVNAQEAENNCPDSDSKVSTDFTALSDVNVACSPERHGSTELEKTPELKPSDTTGQMTSTVTEVVKAAEENVFSKQSENCISKDVPCPRAASPDNMHSKLASRALQKKEGVGGLPSDEEVQDPYVMSLQNLMKKSREYIEKEQTKRSSKSNSKRSMSESHSDKENDGVKTTDPVKERGKLTGRSCTTPTLDKPSINKSNTLLQGASTHTNNTSMSALSSFSKVDIPMRVGTPPLVDSDSDEEFKKTSTFDRDSSIVRSLTGSYAKLPSPEPSMSPKMHRRRPRPLSMGHIVINNPVNAYELSPKGKGRAMDLIMQDIADKNNVSESVPKFMVDFTMVCPGRVPGVNRNSSGPCDGLGVGKPNRHSFGHLESKGTLLAAVEGQVVMDSRGPYKVETSTNTVAPKLNDPFAISQSTVAQKLLPVNETKPSSLLENTKCNSPVELNKSYDVENPSPLLMQSKNVRQQMDTPSVSPASEQFLENSFEKVKRRLDLDTDNCQKENGPCVLTVGMEEQEKQWLQEQKYPVASVYITKNAAPDSMAKEDILKTKMLAFEEMRKRLEEQHAQQLSILIAEQEREQEKLQKELEEQERKLKGKKVATTEIEISKVNINSRMELEWRKKSESGLLESVQSQLETVHNANSTSIGFTTPNTFASTSETSFFLWGPSGSGVIKTSVSRPSNRIKTRWTQVFSPEIQMKFDKITAVAKGFLTRRLLQTEKLKHLKQTVKDTMDFIKNFQSEAPLKRGSVSAQDASLHERVMAQLRAALYDIHDIFFAMEASERMNILRHDREVRKEKMLRQMDKVKSPRERATLSTATQKSLDRKKYMKASEMGMPSKKIIIKQKTPESRVLQPNQGQNAPVHRLLCRQGTPKTSMKGVEQNRKKASESRVSNKAVSVLCEAKRSGHRRTYSKKLCIHFCSISV; encoded by the exons ATGTTGTTTTCCCTTCATGGTCTCGGAAGTACATGGAAGGGTAATGTTATTACTCTTTGCAGCTTAGTTAACATGAAGATGGAGGACTATGAAATATTCTGTAAGAAGCATCTTTCCAGAATCCAAGAAGagacaataaaaagagaaaccTCTGTCACTGTTCAGCACAGAAATATCTCCCTCATTCAATTCCATGGCGTTCCTGTGCTTTCCCCTCTG CTTaaccttgaaaagaaaaaggaaatacagcaaTATAAACAGAAAGCACTGGACCTAGAGACCTGGAGACAGAACTCCCGGAAAAGAGCTTTATTGAATCGTGTTCAGGAGATTCTAGAAAATGTTCAG atcAGGAGAAGACCTAGCGTGAGTGATGTGAACGCGCAGGAGGCTGAGAATAATTGCCCTGATTCAGATTCAAAAGTTTCGACTGACTTCACAGCTCTATCAGATGTCAATGTGGCATGTTCTCCTGAAAGGCATGGTTCCACAGAGCTTGAAAAGACACCAGAACTTAAGCCATCAGATACTACTGGGCAGATGACATCCACTGTGACAGAAGTAgttaaagcagcagaagaaaatgttttttcaaagcaaagcgAGAATTGCATCTCAAAAGACGTACCTTGTCCAAGGGCTGCATCTCCTGACAACATGCATAGTAAGCTTGCGTCACGtgctttgcaaaagaaagagggagTAGGAGGGTTGCCATCAGATGAGGAAGTCCAAGATCCATACGTAATGAGTCTTCAGAACCTGATGAAGAAATCTAGGGAGTACATAGAGAAAGAGCAAACCAAACGTAGCTCAAAAAGTAATTCAAAGAGGAGTATGAGTGAAAGTCATTCAGATAAAGAAAACGATGGTGTTAAAACAACTGACCCtgtgaaagaaagaggaaagcttACCGGCAGAAGTTGCACCACTCCAACACTTGATAAACCCAGTATTAATAAATCAAATACCCTTCTCCAAGGTGCCTCTACTCATACAAATAACACAAGTATGTCTGCTTTATCCAGTTTTTCTAAAGTGGACATACCTATGAGAGTTGGAACACCCCCATTGGTGGATTCGGATTCagatgaagaatttaaaaagactTCTACGTTTGATCGTGACAGTAGCATTGTCAGGAGCCTCACCGGCTCTTATGCCAAATTGCCAAGCCCAGAGCCAAGCATGAGCCCTAAAATGCACCGAAGGCGCCCAAGACCTTTATCAATGGGACACATCGTTATAAATAACCCTGTGAATGCTTATGAGTTAAGTCCTAAAGGCAAGGGTAGAGCGATGGATTTAATCATGCAAGATAttgcagataaaaataatgTGTCTGAATCAGTGCCAAAGTTCATGGTGGACTTCACTATGGTTTGCCCTGGCAGAGTTCCCGGTGTCAACAGGAATTCTTCAGGCCCTTGTGATGGGTTGGGGGTGGGCAAACCGAATCGCCATTCCTTTGGGCacttggaaagcaaaggaacGTTGTTGGCTGCAGTGGAAGGACAGGTAGTGATGGACAGCAGAGGGCCATATAAGGTAGAGACTAGTACTAATACTGTAGCTCCAAAATTGAATGACCCATTTGCCATCAGTCAGTCTACAGTAGCACAGAAGCTCCTACCTGTGAATGAAACCAAACCGTCTAGTTTGCTAGAAAATACTAAATGTAATTCTCCAGTAGAACTCAATAAATCTTACGATGTAGAAAACCCGTCCCCGCTACTAATGCAGAGCAAGAATGTGCGACAGCAGATGGACACTCCAAGTGTTTCCCCAGCAAGTGAGCAGTTTctagaaaatagttttgaaaaggTAAAACGTAGACTTGATTTGGACACCGACAactgccaaaaagaaaatggtcCCTGTGTTCTAACAGTTGGAATGGAAGAACAAGAGAAGCAGTGGTTGCAAGAACAGAAATACCCTGTGGCGTCAGTTTACATTACCAAGAATGCAGCCCCTGATAGTATGGCAAAAG aagatattttaaaaactaaaatgttGGCCTTTGAAGAAATGAGGAAGAGACTTGAAGAACAGCATGCACAACAGCTGTCGATTCTGATAGCTGAACAAGAGAGAGAACAGGAGAAATTGCAGAAG gaactggaagagcaggagagaaagttgaaaggaaagaaggttGCTACAACGGAAATAGAAATTTCTAAAGTGAATATTAACAGTAGGATGGAGTtggagtggaggaaaaaaagcgaAAGTGGCTTGCTGGAAAGTGTGCAGTCTCAGCTGGAGACAGTCCATAATGCAAACTCCACCAGCATTG GTTTTACTACTCCTAACACCTTTGCTTCAACAAGTGAAACTTCATTCTTTCTCTGGGGACCATCAGGTAGTGGAGTTATAAAAACGTCAGTATCTAGGCCAAGTAACAGGATCAAAACTAGGTGGACtcag gttTTCAGTCCAGAGATACAAATGAAGTTCGATAAGATCACTGCTGTGGCAAAGGGTTTTCTCACTCGTAGACTCctgcagacagaaaaactgaaacatcTTAAGCAAACTGTAAAA GATACTATGGACTTCATAAAAAATTTTCAGTCTGAAGCCCCGTTAAAGAGAGGAAGTGTTTCAGCACAAGATGCATCCCTTCATGAAAGAGTAATGGCTCAG CTGCGAGCTGCTCTGTATGACATCCATGACATCTTTTTTGCAATGGAGGCATCGGAAAGAATGAATATTCTGCGTCATGATCGTGAAGTTCGTAAAGAGAAGATGCTCAGGCAAATG gaTAAAGTAAAGAGCCCAAGAGAGAGAGCAACACTTTCAACAGCTACACAGAAATCTTTGGACAGGAAAAAGTACATGAA GGCTTCAGAAATGGGAATgccaagtaaaaaaataatcataaaacaaaaaactcctGAAAGCCG CGTACTTCAACCAAATCAAGGACAGAATGCCCCAGTTCATAGACTACTTTGCAGACAAGG aaCCCCTAAGACCTCAATGAAGGGGGTTGAGCAAAATAGAAAGAAGGCCTCAGAGAGCAGAGTGTCTAACAAGGCTGTTTCAG TACTTTGTGAAGCCAAGAGAAGTGGCCATAGAAGGACGTATAGTAAGAAATTATGCATACACTTCTGTAGCATTTCAgtttga